A single region of the Desulforegulaceae bacterium genome encodes:
- a CDS encoding transposase has product MDSQAGIKKKHKIKKIKMGRTRYKIYEPEKPYFITFTILNWLPVFTRKESVEVLINSLKYLKESDELKLYAYVILENHLHLVLKSKDLVLTVQKFKSYTAKEIINLLKKSGASTLLEQFALNKKNHKKESKYQIWEEGYAPKLIQGEEMMRNKIEYIHNNPVKRGFVDEPWYWRYSSARNYRGMDGLIDVEMDWY; this is encoded by the coding sequence GTGGATTCCCAAGCAGGAATTAAAAAAAAACATAAAATTAAAAAGATAAAAATGGGCAGAACAAGATATAAAATTTACGAACCAGAAAAACCGTATTTTATAACATTTACAATTTTAAACTGGCTTCCTGTTTTCACAAGAAAAGAAAGTGTGGAAGTTTTAATCAACAGCCTTAAATATCTTAAGGAATCAGATGAACTAAAACTTTATGCTTATGTAATTCTTGAAAATCATCTTCATCTGGTTTTGAAAAGTAAAGATCTTGTTTTAACGGTTCAAAAGTTTAAAAGCTATACTGCAAAAGAAATAATAAATCTTTTAAAAAAATCAGGTGCATCAACCCTTTTGGAACAATTTGCTTTAAATAAAAAAAATCATAAAAAAGAAAGCAAGTATCAGATTTGGGAGGAAGGTTATGCTCCAAAGCTGATTCAGGGTGAAGAAATGATGAGAAATAAAATTGAATATATTCATAACAATCCTGTGAAACGCGGATTTGTTGATGAGCCTTGGTACTGGCGCTATAGCAGTGCTAGAAATTATAGGGGAATGGATGGGCTCATTGATGTTGAGATGGATTGGTATTGA